AATAGATTTGGACACGCCTAAAAATGTTAGTTACCCTTTGCACTTTACACTTTGCATTAGACCGTCAAAATAGAGCCCAAAGCAGTACAGACGAATCACTTACTTTCACTCAATATCACTATGGAATACAAAGTATTTACATACAGCAGATGACTAATGCACATTCATAACCAGTTCTTGTTCACTTTTCTTCTTTTCATCAATTGATGTTTAATTTCTCATAAACAGTCCACACAGTCTATGAGTAACTTCAACAGTAAGGACGAGAATGATGAGTGTTTCACAGACTGCTGTAGAGTTCATGCAAAAGAAGCGATGAcattttacacttttttttaaatgtatacaaGACAATGTTGAAAAGggaccatcattaaaattgcaaagcttgctaaatTTAGTTTTGTGTGTCTTGGCAAAAATGTTCTCTAGCAACTACGGTCTCAATCAAGCAGATTATTGCGGTTCTTGCAATGTGAAAtttgcatgtgcatgaaatgccaTGACAACTGGCACAATGCACTGAGGCAGGTACCATTTTCTTGGCATCCTCCAAACCCAAGCTCGTCCATCAGACTTTCAGACACAGAatcatgttctgtggagtgacaaaacacatttccattgctccagagtccagtggcggcatGCTGCTTCACACCACTGTATCCAACACTTGGCATTGTGTTTGGTGATATGAGGTTTGAATGCAGCTGCTTggtcatggaagcccattccatgacgCTCCTGGTGCATAGCTGTCATGCTgtggttaatgccagaggaagtttggaattTGCAGGTAAGTCAACAGAGCACTGGCGACTTTTACGCAGTATGTTCCTCATCAGCCGGCGATCCCACTCTCTTACTTcatgtggtctgccactttgtgaCTGAGTTTCTgctgttcctaaatgcttccactttggcATAATACCACTTACACTTCAATGTGGAATAGCTAGCAGGGaataaatttcacaaactgacttattgcaaaggtggcatcctatgacagcaccactcttgaattcactgagatcttcagaatgacccattatttcacaaatgtttgtaaacctgactgcatggctaggtgctagATTTTATACACCTAAgccaatgggtctgaatgaaacacctgaattcaatgttCAAGAGgcatgtcccaatacttttgtccatatagtatatGGCACCCATAACAACACACAAAATATGACACAGGACTGTAGGAAGATAATGCTTAAAGGTAAATGTGTACCATTAAAAAGCCTTGGTGTCTTCCAGCAAGCAACAGTAAATGAACAATAGTAATTATAAAATTCTTAATAAACAGATGACCAATGTTTCAGGTGTAACAACAAAATCCTGCTTATAATTGCAGACTGAAGCCAAACTACCACAAaacctgaagaaaaaaaacggGATAACAACTACTACTACTTTCAGAGTGGCTTTACCTGGGTAAGAGCAGAGCACTCAACATATTTGACTGCCTTTAGGTCACGAGCCAGCTTCTCAGCAGTCTCTGGGGTGATGGGCTTCTGTTTGTTCTTTGCAAGTTTCTCAATTGTGGATGGGTCATCTCTCAAGTCAATCTGTGTCCCAACCAGCAGGAATGGGGTCTTTGGACAATGGTGAGTTATTTCAGGTACCCACTGCAAAGCAGGAAGCAATATTTTCACTATACACTTCTTCAGAATTCcaaaaaatcttaaaaaaaaaagaaaaaaaagaagcaataCTCACCTTTTCTTTAACATTTTCAAAAGATGAAGGTGAAACGACAGAGAAACAGACTAAAAAGACATCTGTTTGGGGGTAGCTCAGTGGTCGTAGCCTATCGTAGTCTTCCTGACCTTGGGTGGAGGAGGGAAACCTAGTTAATACATTGCCTGATAACATCCAAACAGCAATATCAAACCAGAATCAGGAAAAGTACATAAATACAAATTAGAAGACTGGCCCAGGGACATCACATCCAATACCAAAACCCAAGAATTTTTCAAGATTCCCTGACAGCACAAACTTTCTGAAGAGGACTACAGGATGACTGCTAAATGGTATGTGACAAAGGTAAAGCCCTTTTCTTTCATGGCCAATTACAATAGATGATTGGTCAGATATGGTTGAAATCCCACCCAGTCATACTATACCTGCAGTATCAAACAGCCCTAAAGTGTACGGTTCTCCACCAATCATGACAGTTACTGCATAATTATCGAAGAcctgaaaaagtaaaaataaaataaaagaatatcCACTGTTTATACAAGCATAATAGCATCCAAAATGTACAAATTAACAATGCAGTTCTGcattttataatgcatttaggAAATCACAGCTGATTCTAGTTATAAAAATattgtgtgcatatgtgtttGTTATAAAGTtcaatataagcatataaaaatgcaaaaccatTGGCACtgaggaaaaaggaaaaaaactcaTGAACTTGGAAGAAATGCTAATGCATCAGCAGAACATCAAATCTTTATGATGCACAAAGGGAGCACAAATTGTAGAATTCATTGAGTATGTTGTGAGATTCACACCTGTTTATCTTTCCTAATATAATGCTTTGAACCCATATTATCACAGGCCTGATAATGGCCCAGAATATCAGTAGTTTTCTAAAAGTAGCACGACATAATGATGTACTATGCACAAACAGTTTAGTATAAAAGCAATGGAAATGTATGAAACTAGGAAGAATTAAAAGCATCTTTGACCACCTATTATAATCATTCCCTCCTTAGTCAGATACAGGGaaccatttcattttttatttttttttgcgaacCAGGATAAagttcaattaattaattcaaatatCATTAACTCAGGCAAGGTCAGGTCAGGCTGGAGAGTATGTGCAGATACAgtgtgttgccacacccaccacacggcAAAACTCCCCAGGATCCCGGCTAgcaaccccccaggcagacacacggtccagtcccacactccggaaatggccatccatctgccacagccaggtgttacgtgggcaaCCCCtcagcctggtccagccgctcgggtcctcagcaatgcctagatcttggtctttatccaggacacccgcaatcccagacactcagactcctcgctcagtctaTTGAGAGCTCCAATCAGAGGCTCAATTGACTCTGCTAAGATCACAGCATTGTCAgtaaagtcaagatcagtaaatctttatCAACAGATGCCGCACAACTGCcggaccccatgaccctgcccaaAACCCACACCATACAAGCGAACCCCAGAATCCACTGGGAAGAATGCGGAGGTTCTCCCttcactctgcacagcactcccAGTACCACTGTACAGGATGGCCATGACGTCCTGCAACTTTGGGGGATCATACAAAGCCTCAGGATGTCCTACAGGGCAACGCGATCAACTGAGTTGAACGCTTTACAaaaatcgacaaaggctgcaaagaacctctgccgatTTCCGTGCTTGTGCTCGATGAGAACCAGTGCCAGGATGcggtcgatggtagacttcATAGCCATAAAAACAGACTGTGCCAGTTGCTGACAGGTgagcaagtgatcacggatcctgttaaggatgaccctagcaaggaccttacccagcactgaaagcagtgttatcctcctgtagttgccgcaacccaggcgatcacccttccctttccagatagggattACAAGTCTCGTTTTTCAGTCAATTGGGATGacgcctgactcccaaatggaagaaaagattgcctgcaatgccaggaggacaacCTTGCCACCAGTCTGGAGATGttcactgcagtgtcatccataaGGACCGTTCCATCACTGCCCTATCTGCAAGTCTCCTAGGAAGAGATTCAGATGTGCGtaatgctttgattcctctgtaagcaggatgtgggtcactagaacacagatggtgtgtcacctgctcacaaatTTGTCTAACAAACGCTTCCATATCTGTTCTCAAAGCCCTCAGTTCccggtacagactggagttgccaccaagtcgtGTGCTGCAACTCCTCtcaataatatccagggtgccctgcgagatgaaacacctGCTTCtggaacactggcaacaccaacacaagcCTCAGCAACTTTCAGGGTCTTATTACGGAAGATCTCCCACATTACATCAGAATCAGCAGTCGCACCCAAATCTgaaagttcctcacacaaacatCATGCAAATTCATCAGAAACAGTTTAATCTTGGAATGTGGGCAAGTCCAGTCTCATTCTCCTCATTTATTGACTTTCACATTTCTAGTTTATCTATCAAGTAATCTGGAACAGGGTTGGGGCCGTTCTGGAATGCATTactcaattccagtccaaatcaggaaatggaactggaattgatgaatgtATTCCAGAATGGCACCAACCCTGTTCCAGATTACTTGATATTTCAACTGGAAATGTTAAGGTCAATAAATGTCTTTTCACCAAAAACTCAGTTCTAGTCATTACATAACTCTGAAACAACCTATTAATTTATTGCACATTAGTTTTATATTTGCACAATCATTCTTCACCAGTTAGGGGGTTAACTGTATTTGTGTGTCTTAAATGTCAATTTCTTAAATGTCGTACTCAACTAAATATTTATACACTAGTTTGGGATGACTTAAATTGTTTCCAAAAGAAAAGCAATTTTTGACCATTAAAGCTAAGAAATAGTGTAGACATTGTTGATTATGGTACCTGGAAATGACAGatttttaatgtgatatttatatTGGCGTACAGGTGCCCATGAAGAGCAACCACCAATCCTGTGTTCCAGTGGCACATTGTGTTCACTAATCtaagtttatcattttaaaaggcaAATTTGATCCGAAATCCCTTGTGAAATTGTTAGGCATGCCATCTGCaacaatcagccaatcataaaAGCATGGAGGGCAACAGGGCAAATCATTTCAATGCAGCAGAACAGAGATTATTGTAAAATATAAAGAATTCAAAAGTACAATAATGTCAAAGAACAATACAGTGGCTACCACCAAAGCTAGAAAGACATGCTGGCAGCAGATCGCTCCCAGCACGAATGCACATGTACAGTTTAATTAAGGAAAATCTGTACGCACCACTTCACTCCAGCACATACCCTAATACAGTGGAATCCTGGAACTCGAATGCCACTTaaggaccaaatcagacatcgCAGAGGTTTGTTCAATTTTATGAAACCTTCAACTCTACCTTGAACGGTTCGGTCAAGAAAAATCTAGCCACAATTCAACATAAAACCAGGAATACGACAAaagaaaacatccatccatccatccattacctaccacttgtccggggttcgggtcgcgggggaagcagcttcaggagagatacccagacctccctctccccagctacctctaccagctcctcggggaggtcgccgaggcgttcccaggccagccgagagatataatccctccagtgtgtcctgggtctgccccgggacctcctccctgtaggacatgcacggaaaacctctccgggtagctgcctaggaggcatccgcaccagatgtccaaaccatctcaactggctcctttcgacatgGAGAAGCAACGGATCTACTCTGAGACCcacccggatatccgaacttctcaccctatccccctaagggagagcccagacaccctgcggagaaacctcattttggctgcctgtattcgcgatctcattctttcggtcattacccatagctcatgaccataggaagaggtactgcctcaagtggaggagttcaagtatctcgggtCTATCTGGGATGCTTAGGCCTATGACTTATGCGCAGTCTTGCGGAACCTCCTGATCGAGTTCAATGTGTGAAAGCTGTGTTCCGGTGTTCGATgtgaatttttttgtgctttatctacagtatatttaatgatacagtaatcatggcccccgagagagagagagcagtgatagcagcaaaccaaagaggaaaaTAGTGAGAATAACTGTAATACTTAGAAAGGAAATTATTGCAGGACTTgaaggtggtgtttgtgtgtctgctctCGCCTTTGAGTatgggattgtcatttatttaatgtttattgcttttgtatgtgtaatttttcatgtgtgtattttatAATGGTTGTCAATTCTTTTTATCATTAGTCAGGTAGGTAGATAACTAAGTAGGCAATTACTTATGGAtccggaacggattaaattcatttcttatggggaaatgcAACTTGGACCTCGACCAGCCCTCTGGAACAATTTAAGCTTGTGTTACAAGGTACCGCTGTATTGGCAAGCATCAGATTACGATCGCTCTAATTCATTCGTTCATAAGACCTTTTCTATGCCATAACCTGACATGCTTctccccagaaatgtaactacatTGCGGCAATGCAGACTTCAAGAACGGTGATTAGTCCACTTGGTTGGTCGTTTTCATGGGAGCAAAGAAAGCATATATCCCAGGTGAACTTATATCACTATTTGAAACTGAAGCATTATTTATATCTAGCATTAAATAACCAACCCTAGGCATCATAGCAACAGGTCTACAAAACTCTTAGGGTAACTGCGCCAA
This genomic interval from Paramormyrops kingsleyae isolate MSU_618 chromosome 8, PKINGS_0.4, whole genome shotgun sequence contains the following:
- the cdc42 gene encoding cell division control protein 42 homolog isoform X1, producing MQTIKCVVVGDGAVGKTCLLISYTTNKFPSEYVPTVFDNYAVTVMIGGEPYTLGLFDTAGQEDYDRLRPLSYPQTDVFLVCFSVVSPSSFENVKEKWVPEITHHCPKTPFLLVGTQIDLRDDPSTIEKLAKNKQKPITPETAEKLARDLKAVKYVECSALTQKGLKNVFDEAILAALEPPEPKKKRKCVLL
- the cdc42 gene encoding cell division control protein 42 homolog isoform X2, producing MQTIKCVVVGDGAVGKTCLLISYTTNKFPSEYVPTVFDNYAVTVMIGGEPYTLGLFDTAGQEDYDRLRPLSYPQTDVFLVCFSVVSPSSFENVKEKWVPEITHHCPKTPFLLVGTQIDLRDDPSTIEKLAKNKQKPITPETAEKLARDLKAVKYVECSALTQRGLKNVFDEAILAALEPPETQRKRKCCIF